The Citrifermentans bemidjiense Bem genome window below encodes:
- a CDS encoding FtsX-like permease family protein, with protein sequence MRFLLRTLSLSYARRHLGKTILTLLGVVVGVTTFSSIKTAQDALVKGIGSTVDRVAGKAHLQVTMDGGVPEEIQEKLRSLPGIRATSPVIEQIVVPEKAELGSLMVVGIDLLGDREMRDYGFEGDDADLDDPLLFLAQPDSALFTRDFARRAGLSTGKALSLKLPTGYKQVTARGVMSPKGFAEAFGGNLMVVDVYAAQDLFGRGRRFDRIDVRLQDGVTVAQGTATLQKALGPAYQVETPARRGEQMERLVANFTAGFNVSSAFALAIGVFLIFNAFNVAVNRRRRDIGTLRALGATPRQVQVLFLAEALILGIMGGVLGCLAGTAFSQGLLVSMGQSTEAVYGISGSGIVHLTPAIALQSILLGVGASLAGAWGPALAASRIPPTEAFAKGVFQARVERRVAPRLAGAAALLAAAVYFALFSGLSGNQMLLAVLLLGGTGLILLLGPLSRTLLVAAAPLLSRFFPSAGPLSSDALMANPRRSAGTIMAMTLSLTFVLGLGGYLGSTKGTIVRWMDDVLTCDLFVRASANFTRGDFLYPGALREELAQLPGVRAVESIRAIRPQFSGKRILINSVEIGQLLDRTKYEFAQGDARAMREGAPKGMCAVSENFYRNFHLGVGDQVELMTPGGLVKFPISAVLRDYSCDQGSILLDRPVFLKHWNDDRVDIYDVSVHPGVDPKAVREEIRAKLAGRYPALVSTRAEFKAEIGKAIDAFYAVMRITVFLALGVAFLGIVTSLLISVAERTRDIGILKALGAVPSQIARSIVIEALVLALAGLLLALPAGNLFASFMEGPVAVAFTGWSMPHNYPWDVLVQLLIALPLVSALAAWVPARQAAKVKVTEAIEYE encoded by the coding sequence ATGAGGTTCCTGCTCCGCACCCTCTCCCTCTCCTACGCGCGCCGCCACCTGGGGAAGACCATCCTGACCCTCCTGGGCGTCGTGGTCGGCGTAACCACCTTCAGCTCCATCAAGACCGCGCAGGACGCCCTGGTTAAAGGAATAGGCTCCACCGTGGACCGCGTCGCCGGCAAGGCGCACCTGCAGGTGACCATGGACGGAGGGGTCCCCGAGGAGATCCAGGAAAAACTGAGATCGCTCCCCGGGATCAGGGCCACCTCGCCTGTCATCGAGCAGATCGTGGTCCCGGAAAAGGCCGAGCTGGGAAGCCTGATGGTGGTGGGGATCGACCTTCTTGGCGACCGCGAGATGCGCGACTACGGCTTCGAGGGGGACGACGCCGACCTGGACGACCCGCTCCTCTTCCTGGCGCAACCGGACTCGGCCCTCTTCACCCGCGACTTCGCCCGGAGGGCCGGGCTCTCCACGGGGAAGGCGCTCTCGCTGAAGCTCCCGACCGGATACAAGCAGGTCACGGCGCGGGGGGTGATGAGCCCCAAGGGGTTCGCCGAGGCCTTCGGTGGCAACCTGATGGTAGTCGACGTCTATGCCGCGCAGGACCTCTTCGGAAGGGGGAGACGCTTTGACCGGATCGACGTGCGGCTCCAGGACGGGGTGACCGTGGCGCAGGGGACCGCGACGCTGCAAAAGGCGCTCGGCCCCGCCTACCAGGTGGAGACCCCGGCGCGCCGCGGCGAGCAGATGGAGCGCCTGGTGGCGAACTTCACCGCCGGCTTCAACGTCTCCAGCGCCTTCGCCCTCGCCATCGGCGTCTTCCTCATCTTCAACGCCTTCAACGTGGCGGTGAACCGCCGCCGCCGGGACATCGGGACGCTCAGGGCGCTCGGGGCCACGCCGCGCCAGGTCCAGGTCCTCTTTCTCGCCGAGGCACTCATCCTCGGCATCATGGGCGGGGTGCTCGGCTGCTTAGCCGGCACCGCCTTCTCGCAGGGGCTCCTGGTGAGCATGGGCCAGAGCACCGAGGCGGTTTACGGCATCAGCGGCTCCGGCATCGTCCATCTCACCCCCGCAATCGCGCTGCAGTCGATCCTGCTCGGGGTCGGCGCCTCGCTCGCCGGGGCATGGGGGCCGGCCCTGGCCGCCTCGCGCATCCCCCCGACGGAGGCCTTCGCCAAGGGGGTCTTCCAGGCACGCGTCGAGCGCCGGGTGGCGCCGCGCTTGGCTGGCGCGGCAGCGCTTCTCGCGGCGGCTGTCTACTTCGCCCTTTTCTCCGGACTTTCGGGGAACCAGATGCTGCTCGCAGTGCTCCTCCTGGGTGGTACCGGGCTGATACTGCTCCTCGGTCCACTCTCCCGGACCCTCCTGGTCGCGGCGGCGCCGCTACTCTCGCGGTTCTTTCCCTCCGCCGGCCCGCTCTCCTCGGACGCACTCATGGCGAACCCGCGCAGGAGCGCCGGCACCATCATGGCCATGACGCTCTCGCTCACCTTCGTCCTGGGATTGGGGGGGTACCTGGGATCGACCAAAGGGACCATCGTGCGCTGGATGGACGACGTCCTCACCTGCGACCTCTTCGTCAGGGCCTCCGCCAACTTCACCCGCGGCGACTTCCTCTATCCCGGCGCGCTGCGGGAGGAACTGGCGCAGCTCCCCGGCGTGCGCGCCGTCGAGAGCATACGCGCCATCCGGCCGCAGTTTTCCGGGAAGCGGATCCTGATCAACTCGGTGGAGATAGGTCAGCTCCTGGACCGCACCAAGTACGAGTTCGCGCAGGGGGACGCGCGCGCCATGCGCGAGGGGGCCCCGAAAGGGATGTGCGCCGTATCCGAAAACTTCTACCGGAACTTCCATCTCGGCGTAGGTGACCAGGTAGAGCTGATGACGCCGGGTGGATTGGTGAAGTTTCCCATCTCCGCCGTGCTGCGCGACTACAGTTGCGACCAGGGATCGATATTGCTCGACCGCCCCGTGTTCCTCAAGCACTGGAACGACGACCGCGTGGACATCTACGACGTCTCGGTGCATCCCGGGGTGGATCCCAAGGCGGTCCGGGAGGAGATCCGGGCCAAGCTCGCTGGGAGGTACCCCGCGCTCGTGTCGACCCGCGCCGAGTTCAAGGCAGAGATCGGCAAGGCCATCGACGCCTTCTACGCCGTCATGCGCATCACCGTCTTCCTCGCCCTCGGCGTAGCATTTTTAGGTATCGTGACCTCGCTCCTCATCTCCGTTGCGGAGAGGACCCGGGACATCGGGATACTGAAGGCCTTGGGCGCCGTCCCGTCCCAGATCGCCCGCAGCATCGTCATCGAGGCGTTGGTGCTGGCCCTGGCGGGGTTGTTACTGGCTCTTCCCGCCGGCAATCTGTTCGCTTCCTTCATGGAGGGGCCGGTAGCCGTTGCCTTCACCGGCTGGAGCATGCCTCACAACTACCCGTGGGACGTCCTGGTGCAGCTTCTCATCGCCCTGCCGCTGGTGTCGGCGCTCGCCGCCTGGGTCCCGGCCCGGCAGGCAGCGAAGGTCAAGGTGACCGAGGCGATAGAGTATGAATAG